The following are encoded in a window of Plectropomus leopardus isolate mb chromosome 23, YSFRI_Pleo_2.0, whole genome shotgun sequence genomic DNA:
- the cited1 gene encoding cbp/p300-interacting transactivator 1, with the protein MTSLLFPGNARAAMKDLSSSSSPLSSLLHYPSSKTSVVPFSPSTGPASSPGSSLSSAPLSKPQPFCLQTGPHLIASMQLQKLNSHYQNLAGASAGHPAPGGNQRGFSGSPMGTGNQLLGPSGGLGGGGMGVGISMGNQSSGAGGIIDFDPVDEEVLMSLVVELGLDRANELPELWLGQNEFDFMSDVPAGC; encoded by the coding sequence ATGACCTCACTGCTGTTTCCTGGCAACGCCCGCGCTGCGATGAAggacctctcctcctcctcctctcctctcagctcCCTGCTCCACTACCCGTCCTCCAAAACCTCCGTCGTGCCGTTCTCGCCGTCCACCGGCCCCGCCTCCTCGCCCGGGTCATCGCTGTCATCAGCTCCGCTCTCCAAACCTCAGCCCTTCTGCCTCCAGACGGGGCCTCACCTCATCGCCAGCATGCAGCTGCAGAAGCTCAACTCGCACTATCAGAACCTCGCCGGCGCTTCTGCCGGACACCCAGCACCCGGCGGCAATCAACGCGGCTTCAGCGGATCACCTATGGGCACGGGGAATCAGCTTCTGGGGCCATCAGGAGGCCTCGGCGGAGGTGGGATGGGCGTTGGGATCAGCATGGGGAACCAAAGCTCTGGTGCAGGTGGAATTATCGACTTTGACCCCGTGGACGAGGAAGTTCTCATGTCACTGGTGGTAGAGCTCGGTTTGGACCGAGCCAACGAGCTGCCCGAGCTCTGGCTGGGTCAGAACGAGTTTGATTTCATGTCAGACGTGCCGGCCGGCTGCTGA